One genomic segment of Burkholderia multivorans ATCC BAA-247 includes these proteins:
- a CDS encoding PAAR domain-containing protein, whose product MSRRFIRQGDKTDRNGTVIDGIVGTSLQGQSFAYLGAAVQCPTCGTIGIIISDGSHREMTMMGKQVALENDLCQCKCEPLPKLVASQSLGSQKT is encoded by the coding sequence ATGAGCCGACGATTCATTCGTCAGGGCGATAAAACTGACCGCAACGGTACTGTGATCGACGGTATCGTGGGAACTTCGCTGCAAGGCCAATCTTTCGCTTATCTGGGCGCCGCTGTTCAGTGTCCAACCTGCGGCACGATTGGCATCATCATAAGCGATGGCTCACATCGTGAGATGACGATGATGGGTAAGCAGGTCGCATTAGAGAACGACTTGTGCCAATGCAAATGTGAGCCGTTGCCGAAGCTCGTGGCGTCACAGAGTTTGGGCTCCCAAAAGACATGA
- a CDS encoding PAAR domain-containing protein: protein MNRRFILRGDKTDRNGVVVDGIANTSFQGQPVAYLGAAVQCPACGTTGVIISDGTPRLMTMMGKQVALGAYPIFCVWA from the coding sequence ATGAACCGCCGCTTCATTCTCCGAGGCGATAAGACCGACCGCAACGGTGTGGTGGTCGACGGTATCGCCAACACCTCCTTTCAGGGTCAACCGGTCGCTTATCTGGGTGCCGCTGTCCAGTGCCCGGCTTGCGGCACGACGGGCGTCATCATCAGCGACGGCACGCCGAGGCTGATGACAATGATGGGTAAGCAGGTCGCATTGGGAGCCTATCCGATCTTTTGTGTGTGGGCATAA
- a CDS encoding DUF6708 domain-containing protein, with translation MAFDGHSRYKLNRPVTDTESSARLHVNERYADNAKSVGTAFKATDSYLEVCDGLYREKGWGLLAFSTAGVLFLCLVAMFVWIATHMPIAVREKGQEGIVYALLAIFTLVGVGGLAVTVRALLVDCFNYTRKPIRFNRLNRTIYAFRHNGPGGVLSVPWDNAFLYIERKPKAGLAGTAPRVVRCLVLNDKGLVVGTFSIGKYVELAFDEDSPAGQLAMEELYQDFEYYRRFMEEGPSAVPPVAEFLTTEVSLRNSLKLQFDGASDLLRSGNPVVSLVTAIATLPTFILAVAYYIAQRTCREPVWPEDVEQACNAAMPSDGLPV, from the coding sequence ATGGCTTTCGACGGACACTCCCGGTATAAGCTCAATCGACCGGTGACAGATACGGAGTCATCGGCGCGACTACATGTCAACGAACGATACGCCGATAACGCAAAGAGCGTGGGGACAGCCTTCAAAGCAACCGATTCCTACCTCGAGGTATGCGACGGCCTTTATCGTGAAAAGGGCTGGGGGTTACTGGCGTTTTCTACCGCTGGTGTCCTCTTTCTTTGCTTGGTTGCGATGTTTGTGTGGATAGCAACACACATGCCAATCGCCGTCCGTGAAAAAGGGCAGGAGGGCATTGTTTACGCGCTTCTGGCCATCTTCACATTAGTTGGCGTTGGAGGCCTTGCAGTAACCGTGCGAGCGCTTCTCGTCGATTGCTTCAATTACACTCGCAAGCCGATACGGTTTAACCGCTTGAACCGCACGATTTACGCCTTTCGTCACAACGGGCCGGGTGGTGTCTTGTCAGTTCCTTGGGATAACGCATTTTTGTACATTGAACGCAAGCCCAAAGCTGGTCTCGCTGGAACAGCACCGCGCGTGGTTCGTTGCCTCGTGCTTAACGACAAGGGGCTGGTTGTCGGCACGTTCTCTATCGGAAAGTACGTAGAACTTGCATTTGACGAAGACAGTCCGGCCGGACAACTGGCGATGGAAGAACTTTACCAAGACTTTGAATACTATCGGCGTTTCATGGAAGAGGGACCATCTGCGGTACCTCCGGTGGCCGAATTCCTCACCACAGAAGTCTCGCTCCGAAATTCTCTCAAATTGCAGTTTGACGGAGCGTCGGACCTACTTAGATCGGGAAATCCGGTTGTGTCTTTGGTGACGGCCATTGCTACGCTACCGACATTCATCCTTGCGGTTGCTTACTACATCGCGCAACGGACCTGTCGGGAACCAGTATGGCCCGAAGACGTTGAGCAGGCGTGTAACGCGGCGATGCCGTCCGACGGGCTTCCTGTATGA
- a CDS encoding IS256 family transposase — protein sequence MPRKRKEEVTIEPGKGLNLDPELIKQLVPGTLDRATINEQLAALKKAIFERALGGELTHHLGYEKGEAKPVGRTNHRNGTSRKRIATDNDLLDVEIPRDREGTFDPVLIAKGERRFTGFDDKIIAMYARGMSVREIQGFLLEMYGIEVSPDFISTVTDAVIDEVREWQQRPLEPMYPVVFFDALRVKIRDEGVVRNKAIYLALGVRRDGTRDVLGLWIEQTEGAKFWLRVVNDLKLRGVQDILIAVVDGLKGFPEAINTVFPETTVQTCIVHLIRNSLDFASWKDRKSVAAALKEVYRAPSAEAAAVALDAFDTSPWGTKYPPIAALWRRAWDQVIPFYAFAPDIRKIVYTTNAIESLHMQLRKIIKARGHFPSDEAALKLIWLALRNVVAKWTGSRHDWKSAMTQFALLYPERFNIGI from the coding sequence ATGCCACGCAAACGCAAGGAAGAAGTGACGATTGAACCGGGCAAGGGATTGAACCTGGACCCGGAACTGATCAAGCAACTGGTGCCCGGGACGCTGGATCGGGCGACGATCAACGAACAGCTCGCGGCGCTCAAGAAGGCAATCTTCGAGCGTGCACTGGGCGGTGAACTGACCCACCACCTGGGCTACGAGAAGGGCGAAGCCAAGCCGGTAGGCCGCACGAACCATCGCAACGGCACCAGCCGCAAGCGCATTGCAACCGACAATGACCTGCTCGACGTCGAGATTCCGCGCGACCGCGAAGGCACGTTCGATCCGGTGCTGATCGCCAAGGGCGAGCGACGCTTCACGGGCTTCGACGACAAGATCATCGCGATGTATGCCCGCGGCATGAGCGTGCGGGAGATTCAGGGTTTCTTGCTGGAGATGTACGGCATCGAGGTGTCGCCGGACTTCATCAGCACGGTGACTGATGCCGTGATCGACGAAGTGCGCGAATGGCAGCAGCGACCGCTCGAGCCGATGTACCCGGTCGTGTTCTTCGACGCCTTGCGAGTCAAGATCCGCGACGAAGGCGTGGTGCGCAACAAGGCGATCTACCTGGCGCTGGGCGTGCGCCGCGACGGCACACGTGACGTGCTGGGCCTTTGGATCGAGCAGACCGAGGGCGCCAAGTTCTGGCTGCGGGTGGTGAACGACCTGAAGCTGCGCGGCGTGCAGGACATCCTGATCGCCGTGGTCGACGGCCTGAAGGGCTTCCCCGAAGCGATCAACACGGTGTTCCCGGAAACGACGGTCCAGACCTGCATCGTGCATCTGATCCGGAACTCGCTGGACTTTGCCAGCTGGAAAGACAGGAAATCGGTCGCAGCGGCGCTCAAGGAGGTCTATCGGGCACCGTCGGCCGAAGCGGCCGCCGTGGCGCTGGACGCGTTCGATACGAGCCCGTGGGGTACGAAATACCCTCCGATTGCCGCGCTCTGGCGCCGGGCCTGGGATCAGGTGATTCCGTTCTACGCCTTCGCGCCTGACATCCGGAAAATTGTATATACGACCAACGCGATCGAGTCGCTGCACATGCAGCTTCGAAAGATCATCAAGGCGCGCGGCCACTTCCCGTCGGACGAGGCCGCGCTCAAACTGATCTGGCTGGCGCTGCGCAACGTCGTGGCCAAGTGGACCGGCTCTCGGCACGATTGGAAGAGCGCGATGACCCAGTTCGCGCTGCTTTACCCGGAACGATTCAACATTGGAATCTGA
- a CDS encoding DUF6708 domain-containing protein, whose protein sequence is MAFDGLSWYRMNRPVSEEEQAARLAVGQPASDTPKEDRSVFSMSDTCLEVRDGTYSEKGWGVFAFMLPGVGSLAFTATILWMLTHVPRIYEQRGQLGLVYGGLSFFLFIGLCLSALGIWALTRDCFNYTCKPILFDRHNRMIHAFRHNGPGGVVSVPWDKAFLYVERKPRSGPTRSAARVVRCLVLDDNGMVTDTFSVGTRVVLSCEESSAAGQEIMNVLYQDFEFYRRFMQEGPASVPPVTEFLPKGASLRNSLRLNFDGTSDLLSSGNPLVWLVVAVGSLPAFAQSLLHWLAQLTCREPVWPDNIKRACSAEASTTGLPA, encoded by the coding sequence ATGGCATTCGATGGACTCTCCTGGTATCGCATGAACCGGCCGGTCAGCGAGGAAGAACAGGCTGCTCGCCTCGCAGTCGGACAGCCTGCGTCAGACACGCCGAAGGAGGACCGTTCCGTATTCTCGATGAGCGATACTTGTCTTGAGGTCCGGGATGGAACCTATTCGGAGAAGGGTTGGGGCGTTTTTGCCTTTATGTTGCCAGGGGTCGGCTCGTTGGCATTCACGGCGACCATACTTTGGATGCTGACGCATGTACCTCGGATCTATGAGCAGCGAGGGCAGCTTGGGCTCGTATATGGTGGATTGAGCTTTTTTCTGTTCATCGGACTTTGCTTATCGGCGCTTGGCATTTGGGCATTGACGCGCGACTGCTTCAACTATACGTGCAAGCCCATTCTCTTTGATCGACACAACCGGATGATTCATGCATTCAGGCACAACGGTCCTGGCGGTGTTGTGTCAGTGCCGTGGGATAAGGCCTTTCTGTACGTTGAACGCAAGCCCAGAAGCGGCCCCACGCGGAGTGCAGCACGGGTGGTTCGCTGTCTGGTTCTCGACGACAACGGAATGGTCACGGACACGTTTTCGGTAGGAACGCGCGTCGTGCTGTCTTGCGAAGAGTCAAGCGCTGCCGGGCAGGAGATCATGAATGTGCTCTACCAGGACTTCGAGTTCTACCGGCGATTTATGCAAGAAGGCCCCGCGTCGGTGCCACCCGTCACGGAATTCTTACCGAAAGGTGCTTCGTTGCGCAATTCGCTGAGGTTGAATTTCGATGGCACCTCAGACTTACTTAGTTCCGGCAATCCGCTGGTTTGGCTCGTTGTGGCGGTTGGATCGCTTCCCGCGTTCGCTCAGTCTTTGTTGCATTGGCTTGCTCAATTGACTTGCCGCGAGCCAGTGTGGCCGGACAATATCAAACGCGCTTGCAGTGCCGAGGCTTCCACCACCGGGCTCCCAGCATGA